CCCCGGCGGGCGCGTCGAGCTGAAACGCGACGGGGGCAGTTGGGTGACTATCTGGAGGTCCGGCACATGAGGTTCGGTAGACCCCGCATTCAGACCCCCGCCGGATTCGGCCTGATCGCCACCGGCATCGCGCTGGGCTGGCCGTTCGGTCGCCCCAGCTACGTCGCCCTGGAAGAGTGGGGCGGGCACACCTGGCCCTGGTGGATGTGGCCGCTGGTGTGCGTGCTCATCGGCACCCTGCTGATCAGCGCCCGGCGCCCCCGAGTGAGCATCCCGGCGCTGGCGCTGGCCGCGCTGCTGTACCTAGTCCTGGGAGCAGGGGTGGTGTTGAGCGTCGGCCCCGCCGTTGCCGTGGGGCCAGTGCTGGCCCTGTTCGTGACCTGCCTGCGGGCGGCCGTGGACCTCCGGGCGGATGTGAGGGCAGGGTCGTGACGCCCGGTGAGGTGCTGGCCTGGGTGACGGGCGTGAGCGGCGTGGCGATCAGCGCCTACACCCTGGTCGCCAAGGGCCGCGAGACGGCCTGGAGCCAGGCGACGGCCATCCGGGTGGAGCTGCAGAGCCAGATCGACGAGCTGCGCGAGCAGATCAGCTCCCGCGACACCGAACTCGCGGACACCCGCAAACGGCTCGCCGCCGTGGAGGGCCAACTCGCCACCTCGGCGCTGGAGCATCGCACCCTGCTCGACTTCGTGCGTGACGTGGTCGGTGGGCAATACGACCTCGATTGGTGCAAGCGGCGCGGGCTGGAACTGCTCGCGCGGCTGACGCCGAAAGGACCGACATGACCATCTGCAACCCCGTGCTCGAAACGGACACCATCCGCTACAGCATTCAGCCCGGCTGCGCGTTCCTCGACCCCGGCTACTACCCCGGCACCAAGCAGGCCCACAGTGGCATCGACCTCAACGACGTGCGCGGCGGGGACTCCGACCTGGGCAACCGGGTCCGGGCCGTCGCGGATGGTGTGGTCGTCGCGGCAGGCACATTCCCGAAGTGGGGTGGCATCGTCCTGATCCACCATCCCGACCTCGGCGTCTGGACCCAGTACGGCCACGTCTACGGCATCACGGTCCAAGTCGGGCAGGCCGTCCGCATGGGCGACATCGTGGGCCACATCGGGAAGATGGAAGGCGGCAAGGGCTGGGCGCACCTGCATTTCGAGGTCAGGCGCTCGCTGCTGCCACCGGACTTCTGGGCCTCGAATCGGTACAACACCCGCAGGCAGGCCACCGACTACATCCGCGAGCACTACCACGACCCCGAGGACTGGCTGGCCGAGCACGGGGCACTGCGGACGCTGGCCGAGGTGGAGGCCGCGCGGGGGGAGCGGCGCGGCGGCGGGGTGGTCGTCGATCAGCCCAGCCGAGCGGTGCCGTTGAACTGGTACCAGCTCCATGACGAGGCCATGCGGCCCCTAGAAGGTCAGTGGGTCAGTGTCGTCGAGAACACGAAAACGCGCGAGCGGCGCGTGGTGAAGGTCGGAGACGAGAAGCTCCGGAAAGCGGGGTTGATCTGATGGAACTCGTGAACCTGATCGCGACGGTGGCCGCGCTCGCAGGCCTGCTGCTGACGCTGGTGCAACTCTTTAAGGCCCACCTGGGGCTGAAGGGGCGGCGGGTGCTGCTGCTCAGCGCGGTCCTGGGGATGGTCCTGGGGGCGGTGTTCGCGGCGGGGGGGCTGATCGGCTTCAACTATCTGCCCGCGTGGCCGCCCCCGGTCGGTGGAGCGCTGCTCGGGCTGCTGTCCGGGCTGGTGGCGTCGGGGGGCAAGGATGTGGTCACGGGCCTCCAGAAGAACGGGGCGAAAGCGCGGGCGCAGGCAGAGGCGAAGTACAACCCGGTCCCCACGCCCGACAGCACGGCTGAGTGGGTGGATGCCACCCTGAACGACCTCACCGGGCGCTGACCCGTCGGCACCTGCCCCCCGCTTCCGGCTTCGGCTGGGGCGGAGGGGGCCTTTTTTGTGGCTAGGCGGGCGTAGCTGTATAAGGACCACGCACCCTCGGCCAATCCGATGCCCCTGACATGCTGTAATCCAACAATCATTACAGGGGGGCACATGGCGCACAGGAAAGGACATGTATGGACGGCCGGCAAACTCGATTTCCTGGAGCGGTATCTGCCTGCGTTTCAATTGGCCTGCAAGCAGTTCTGGCCGACTGAGTCCGAACCCGAGCACTCAAACACGTACTACGTTGATGGGTTCTCTGGGCCGGGAACCAACCAGATCGGCAGCAGTGTTCGTCGCGGCTCCCCTCTAATCGCTGCCTCTGTGAACCCCCCATTCCGGAAGGCGTACTTTGTCGAGAAAATGGTGCAGCCGTACCGACAACTCGTCGAAAACTTGCAGACGCCGGAGCTTTCAGACCGAAGCGACCGGATTGAGGTCACGCGAGGGGATTTCAACGCCTTAGTGGACCAAATTCTGGCGAGTCGGCGCCCGGGCCTTCCCACCTTCTTCTTCCTAGACCCCGAAGGCCTTGAGCTGGAATGGAGCACGGTGGAAAAAATCGGGCGTGCTGGCCGCGCGGACCTTTTTATCCTGATCTCCGCTGGGGGGGTGACCCGTTGCGCTGGTAGTCCGCCCACGCACGGCAGCGTCACGCGCTTTTATGGCCATGAAGACTGGCGGCCTATTGCCGACCACATGGATCCAGACCACGTGATTGGCCAGTCGAAGTTTGACGCGTTCGTGCAACTGTACCTGAAGGGCCTGCGCGGCCTTGGCTTTGATCACGTGGAGCGGTATCTCGTGGCCAAGAACAGCCAAAACAGTAGCATGCACGCCCTGGTGTTCGCGGCAAAGAATAGGACAGCGTTGAAAATTGCGGAGGACATTCTCCGCAAAATTGAGCATGAACAGCAGGGGGCTGCTCCGCTGTTCGATATTTAGGATGCTCCTGCTTAATCCGCCGCGACAGGCAGCGCTCTGGGCATCTGGCTCCATTCCATGCCATCAAGCAGGCGGCCCTTCGACTTCGGGCGCACCCCGCCCCACTGCTTATGGAAGAACGCGACGTCCGCCGCGATGCACTGATCGCGGATGCTCCGCACCCAGTCTTCTTCGATAGGCCGGCAACCTCGGCCAGACTCTCCACCCGTGATCACCCAGTGGATGCCTGTTAGATCAAGCTGGAGAGGGCCAAGCAGAGGTTCACAGGAAAGGAACCTTACCGAGGCGGGCACGGTACGCAGGGCGTCGATCCTAGTGGTGTACTTCTGTGTCTCGACAGACACCCCCACCCAGATGTGTTCAGGCCAAGGTAATAGGTGAGCCACCTCGGCCAGACGCTCAGCACGCTTAGTGAGAATCTGGAAATTGTGCTGGGGGCAGGCGGCCATGACCTCGAAAATTTGCCGCAGGTAGTCCAACGGCATCTGATCATGGAAGAGGTCACTCATGGAGTTGACGAAGATGCGGCTGGGCTTGCGCCAGCTACGCGGCTGTTGGAGCCGAGCCGGATGAAGCGTGAACTCGAAACCGTTCTGAAAATGGTTCGGGAAGCGCTTAGTAATTTCCAGGGCATAGCAGTGCTTGCAGCCGGGGCTGACCTTCGTGCATCCCGTAGTGGGATTCCACGTTTTGTCAGTCCACTCGATCCCTGTTGTTGTGCTTGCCATGTTTCACCCGTCCCATTCGTCTTCTAGCGTAACGCGTTCCGATGAGCTCTACTGCCTGCTGTTCACACCTACCTATTGCCGTACCCTCCCCCCATGCCCCCCGCCGACCTGACTGCCCCCGAGATCGCCGACCTGCTCGCGCAGGCCTATGCCGAGGACCAGGGCTACGGACATGACGGCCCCAGTGCAGAGGAGCGTACGGCCCTCGCAGATCGGCTGGGCTGCGACGAAACCCTCCGCGCTGAGGCCTGGGAGCTGCTGCGCGAGCAGGTGATCGACGAGGACGCGGCCGCCTACTGGCTGGACGTGGAGTTCATCGAGCCGTGTCCAGAGGGCTTTCGTCGCCAGGGGAATTGAGCCCACCGCCAGTAAGGAATCTGTCGGAGGTCGGTGGGTAGCGTACGGCCCACCATGGACGGACAGGCCTTCGCCGATAAGTGGCGCCACTTGGCTCCACAGATGTCGGAGCAGGCTGCCGCCCAGATGCACTGGAGCGATCTCTGCTCTGTGTTGCGCCGCCCTGCCCCAACCCAAGGGGAGTACGCCTCGGGCGAGTACGAGTTCGAGCGCGCGGTCCGCAAGGTCGGCACCGGGACCGCTGGCCGCGCGGACGTGTTCATGCGTGACCGGTTCATCGTGGAGTACAAGCGGGCGGGCTTGAACCTGGGGCCTGCCATGCAGCAGGCCTTTCTCTACGCCCGCGAGCTGGGCAACCCCCCACTGATCATGGCCAGCGACCTGCTGACGTTCCGCATCGCCACGAACTTCACGGGGACCCCGCCCCGCAACATCGACCTCACGCTGGACGACGTCGCGGTCAACCGGAGGATCGACGACGACCTAACGACGCACGAGGCCCTCCACGCCCTGTTCGACGATCCGGACCGTCTCCACCCCCGGCACGTCCGCGAGCGGGTCACCCGGAGCGCGACCGCGCAGGTCGGCGCCATCGCGCAGGCCCTGCGCCACCGGGGAGCACCACCCCGGCAGGCCGCCCACTTCGTCATGCGCCTGGTCTTCGCCATGTTCGCGGAGGACGTGGGCATGCTGCCGCGCGGCCTGATGGAGCGCGTGTTCAAGCGGGTACAACTTGCCCCGACCCTCAGCAAGGCGACCTTTGAGGAGCTGTTCCGGGCCATGCAGCATGGCGGCCCCTTCTGGGACCTGGACCTGCGGCATTTCAATGGGGGGCTGTTCGACGATCAGCTCGCCCTCGACCTCACCGCTGAAGAGGCCGCCCGCTTGATGGAAGCCTCCCGACTCGACTGGTCGAATGTCGACCCGGCCATATTCGGCACCCTGTTCGAGAACAGCCTGGCCACCGAGGTCCGGGCACAGCTGGGCGCTCACTTTACCGACGTGCGCGACATCGTGCGGATCACCGACCCCGTGGTCATGGTCCCACTGCGACGGGAGTGGGCGGCCGTCAAGGAGCAGGCCGAGGCGCTGGCGAAGACCAAACAGGGGAAGGCCGCCGCGCTGGGGGCCCTCCAGGCCTTCCACGAGCGCCTGGGTGGGGTGAGGGTGCTGGACCCGGCGTGCGGCAGCGGCAACTTCCTGGTGGTGGCCCTGGGCCAGCTGCTCGACCTGGAGCACGAGGTGCGTGAGCTGGCGCGTGACCTCGGGATGGGGGAATTCTCCCTGCCGCCGCGGGTGCATCCTCAGCAGATGCACGGCCTCGAGGTCGAAGCGTTCGCCCATGAGCTGGCGAGCGTGAGCACCTGGATCTCGTATTTCCAGTGGAAAGCGGCGCACGGGGGAGCGTGGGAAGAGCCCATCCTGAAGAAGCTGACGAACATCGAGCACCGGGACGCGCTGTTGACCCCCGAGGGGAGCAAGGCGCCCTGGCCGGAGGCGGAGTTCATCATCGGCAACCCGCCCTTCTTGGGCGGCAAGTTGCTGCGGAGCAACCTGGGGGACGAGTACGTCAGTCGCCTGTTCCAGGCTTATGGCGGGGAGGTGGCGCGGGAGTCCGACCTCGTCTGCTACTGGTTCGAGAGGGCGCGTCAGGCCTTCGGGGGTGGACTGACGCGCCGGGTGGGGCTCGTCACCACCAACAGCATCCGGGGCGGGGCCAACCGCCAGGTGCTTCAGCGGATTCAGGACACGGGTGCGTTGTTCAACGCCTGGAGCGATGAGCCCTGGCTGCAGCAGGGGGCCGCCGTCCGCGTGAGCCTGGTCTGCTTTGACGGGGGCGAGGAGACGGACCGGGAGCTGAACGGCCAGCCCGTCACCCGCATCAACCCCGACCTCACGGCGTCCACGGACGTGACCACGGCCAGGCCGCTGCCAGAAAACGCGGGCGTGTCCTTTATGGGGACCACCAAGGGCGGCCCCTTCGACATCCCGGGGGAGGTGGCGCGGCGCTGGCTGGCCCTGCCCAACCCGGACGGTGTGAGCAACGCGGACGTGGTGAAGCCCTGGGTGAACGGCATGGACCTGACGCGCCGCCCCCGCGATATGTGGGCCGTCGACTTTGCACTGATGCCGGAGGCTCAAGCCAGTCAGTACCTTGCTCCCTTCGAGTATGTCCGCGAGCGCGTTCTGCCTCAGCGGCGGGCTGGACGAGATGAACCCGGCAAGCTGAAGTGGTGGCAGCACCTCCGGCCGCGCCCTGAACTCCGCCAGGCGTTCACGGGCCTCTCCCGCTATATCTGCACCCCGCGTGTGGCCAAGCACCGCCTGTTCGTGTGGCTGCCCGTGGAGACGGTGCCGGACTCTGCCGTGATCGCCATTGCGCGGGACGACGACTTCACCTTCGGCGTGCTGCAATCCCGCGTGCATGAGGTGTGGTCCTTACGGCAGGGCACCGCCCTGGGCGTGGGAAATGACCCCCGTTACACACCGTCGACCTGCTTCGAGACGTTCCCTTTCCCTGTCCCCACGCCGGAGCAGCGGGCCGGGGTGGAGAAGTGGGCGCAGTATGCCGTGCAGATGCGCGATCATTTGCTAGCCCAGGACGCAAGGGCCACACTGACAGGGCTCTACAACTCGGTAGCGGAGTTGCGCCGCGCCCCGGAGAGCACCCACCCGGCCATGACCCTCCTGATGGCCCATGACCGTCTGGATGCCGCCGTCGCTGCGGCCTACGGCTGGGCTTGGCCCCTGACCGACGACGAGGTGCTGGCCCGGCTGCTGGCGCTCAACCAGGAACGCGCGGCCGCCGTCCTGACCTGAGCTAGCCTCCGGGCATGACCGACTTCCGTCCTGGCCATCCCCTGCCGTCTCTGGAGATCGACGCCAAGGAGCGCCAGCTCTACCACGCCCAGCGGGGGAGCGGCGCGTGGGCCACCATGCAGCGTGAGGAGGGCTCGTGGCAGTGGCGACAGCTCCACGGTGGAGGGGAAGCTGGATACGGGCGCGGCAGCTGGCGGGAGATGCAAGCCTGGCTGAAAGAGGTGCCCCATGCCTGACCCCGACCGTCACGCCCAGGCCAACGCCGATCAGGTCCGCCTGCTTCGCGAGGCCCTGAACGGCCAGGAGCGCGAGCGCCGACCCCGCTGGGCGCTGCCCGTGCTGGGGACCTCCGCCGCCCTCGGGCTGTGGCTGAACTGGGTGACGTGGCAGGACACGGGCATCCTGATCGCCGCCGGAATCGCGGCAGCCGGGGTGCTGACCGCCGCGTGGATCAACCTCCGGCAGTAGTCAGTTCGTGACCCGCTCGACGACCCCACCGGTCCACCCTTCGAGGGCATTGGCGATCCGCTGGCTGGACGTCTTGGCGTAGGTTTCGGTCGTACTCGTGCTGCTGTGCCGCATGTGCCGGGCCACCACGTACAGGTCCCGCGTGTCCTCCAGCAGCAGCGTCGCGCAGGAGTGCCGCAGCCCGTGCACCTGCCGCCGCTCGTACGTGACCCCGGCCATCAGGCACAGGGAGCGCAGGAGGAGCCGGACGGATTTGGGGTTGCGCCAGGGCAGGACGTGGTGCCGCCGCTCCTCCACGGGCACCCGGCTGAGGGCCTCGTGCAGTGCCGCGCTCAGGTGGATGCTCGCGGTCTTCCGGCCCTTGCCGGTCACCACCATGACCCGTGTCTCCAGGTTGACCCGGTCCCAGGTCAGGCTGACCAGCTCGGACATCCGCAGGCCCGCGTGCGCCCCGAGAAGGATGAACAGTTGCTCCCACGGATCCCCCACGGCCAGCAGCGCGGCGATGTCTTCCCGGCTGTAGGCCTCGCGCTTGTCCCACCGCTCGACCGTCTCCTGAGCCCTCGGCGTGTCGGCGATCGGGTCCGCCGTGGTCACCCCGGCCCAGCGCAAAGCACGGTAGAGAGCCTTGACCGCCGAGCGCCTCGCGTTGACCGTGCCAGGGGTCAGACCCTGCTTTCTGAGGTCCCGCAGGTACCCCACCGTGAGGTCGGTGTCGTGGTCCAGCAGCCGGTCCCAATCGCGCGAGATCACGTACCCCAGATAGAACCTCACGCCCGCGCGATAGCTCCTCAGGGTGTGCGGGCTGGTGTCCGACCCACCCCGCCCGTAGAGCATCAGGTTGTGGAGAGTGAGCGACACGAGGGTGTCCACGTCCCTCTTCTTGAGGGCCTTCTCGACGAGCTTGCGGCGGTCTTTCTTGCTCAGGTCATCCCAGTCGATCATGCGAACGGGACGCCCGACCCTCGGGAGGGCGAGGGCCGACGCGCACCGGACAGGCCGGATGAGAGAACGTGAGAGAAGTAGTTTACAGAACAGAGTAGTTTGAAAAGCAGAACTGAAAAAATGGTCTATGTAAGGGTTTTACGCCGTGTGGGCGAGACTGGAAGCAGGGTCGAGCGAGCAATTACATCGGTATGAACGTTTTGTTTATGTAAAACGTGGAAAGGCGATTTTCGACCCGTCGTCGGTCCATATGAGAGCGTCTGGCCTCCCCGGTGAGACGGCGGTGAGCGTTCCGGCCCTCTATGAGTACCTCGCGGCAGCATTTCCGCCTGTGGCCGCGAGGTTGCTGAACGGCGCGACGCTGGCGCGACGCGGTAGGTCTGGGCCTTCTTCGACCCCCGGAGCCGCCCTCGCCTGCCGCCCCCTGACCCCTGCGCCTGCCCCGGCATCCTGCCTGCGCCTGCGCGGCGCGGTGACCCACCTGGCCCCGACCAACCCGCCCTGCCCGCACCATCAAGGTATGGACGACCGATTCGATGTGGCCTTCATCGCCGACTTCACCGACCTCAGCAAGCGCACCGTGCAGAGCATCGTGCGGATGTACAGCCGCGTCACCGGGGACCCCGTGGCGACCGTGCGCCGCCGCAACTTCCAGCAGTTCTCGCTCACCCGCGAACAGCGCGACCGGGTCATCGGGGCCATCCGCGAGGTCGCCCGCGGGCAGCTCTCCTACGAGGACGTGTTCGCCCGGTACGCGGGTCAACCTGCCGTGCCCGCGCCCGATCCGCTGACCGAGTTGCGGGTCGAGATCACCGACCTACGCGAGCAGATCGAGGGGCTGACCGAGGCGGTCGTGCGGCTGACGGTGAGGCTGGAAAGACAGGGAGAGTAGCCGTCCATCCGTGGGAACCTCTGGCCTCCTGTTACAGTAGTCAGGTCAGGGGGACACATGCCGAGCAACAACACTGGACTCAGCCTCGACCGCCTGGCCGTGCGGGTGACCCTGCGACTCCTCCAGTCGCCGGGCACCTACACGGCCCGCAGCCTCGCCCGTGAACTCGGGGAGACGCCCAACCGGGTCACCCGGGTGGTGCACGCCCTGGAGGAGGAAGTGGGCGTGCAGCGCGACGGCCCGAACGGCCCGCTGACCGTGCAGTTCCCGGCCCTCCAGGGAGGTGACTGATGCCGGTACCGGAGACGTGGGAAGGGCCGCAGGTCCGCGAGGTGATGAGCGTGCGGCTGGACCCGGCGCTGAAGGCGGCGCTGGATGGGTTCGTGGCCGAGCTGCGGTCGGAGGGCTGGCCGCTGCAGAAACATCACGTGGTCGAGTACCTGCTGCGCGAGTTGAAAACGGAGGACGGCCGGGCGAAGGTGCGGGCGGAACTGGGGGCACGGGGGCCGGGGAAGCGTTAGGGGAAAGGGGCCTCGCGGCCCCCTTTTTTCGTCACACTAATCCCGCTTAGTTTCGTTTTTGCTACATCCCCGGCAACGCACACCACTCCTCGAAGCTCAGGCCGCACGCCTCGGCCGCGTACCTCTCCGAACACTCCCCGGCCAGCACCGCCGCCCCCGCGAACAGCTGGAGCGCCCGGGCCAGGTCCGGATCGGAGTCCAGCAGCATCCGGCGCCGCTCGCGGGCGGCCTCCTCCCGGCCCACCTGCTCCGCCCGCAGCTCGTGGTACGCCGCGACCACCCGCCCCCAGGTCGTGAGCCTCGGGCTGTGGCGGCAGCTCAGCAGGTGGTGGAGGTTCGGGCGGGCCAGCCCCGAGCGCCGGGCCAGCTCCACCTTCGAGATCCCGTGGCGCTCGATCAGCCCGCTCAGGGTGTCCGGGGTGAGCGTCACGTCCGGACCCCCTCGCGCTCCAGCAGTGCCCGCGCCTCCGCCTGCGCCCGCTCCACGTGCGGGGCGGTGGTGAGCGAAATAGTCGGACGGTAGTGGTGGTCCGGGTAGGCCAGTCCTGCGCGCATCAGCCCCTTGCAGATGTCCGCGACGTAGGGCCAGGGCAGCCCTGCCCGCTCGGCCACCTCGGTGATGGCCTGCCGCTCGTGCGAGAGGGCCAGCAGAACTCTGGCGCGGTTGACGGCGGCGCGGGTCACCCGGACGCCTCCTCCCGCAGCTCCCCGGCCCAGGCCCGCAGGCACATCTCCCAGCGGTCACGCTCGCCCATCCGGTCGGACGTCTCCACCCAC
This DNA window, taken from Deinococcus sp. NW-56, encodes the following:
- a CDS encoding M23 family metallopeptidase, translated to MTICNPVLETDTIRYSIQPGCAFLDPGYYPGTKQAHSGIDLNDVRGGDSDLGNRVRAVADGVVVAAGTFPKWGGIVLIHHPDLGVWTQYGHVYGITVQVGQAVRMGDIVGHIGKMEGGKGWAHLHFEVRRSLLPPDFWASNRYNTRRQATDYIREHYHDPEDWLAEHGALRTLAEVEAARGERRGGGVVVDQPSRAVPLNWYQLHDEAMRPLEGQWVSVVENTKTRERRVVKVGDEKLRKAGLI
- the tcmP gene encoding three-Cys-motif partner protein TcmP; the protein is MAHRKGHVWTAGKLDFLERYLPAFQLACKQFWPTESEPEHSNTYYVDGFSGPGTNQIGSSVRRGSPLIAASVNPPFRKAYFVEKMVQPYRQLVENLQTPELSDRSDRIEVTRGDFNALVDQILASRRPGLPTFFFLDPEGLELEWSTVEKIGRAGRADLFILISAGGVTRCAGSPPTHGSVTRFYGHEDWRPIADHMDPDHVIGQSKFDAFVQLYLKGLRGLGFDHVERYLVAKNSQNSSMHALVFAAKNRTALKIAEDILRKIEHEQQGAAPLFDI
- a CDS encoding DUF5131 family protein; this translates as MASTTTGIEWTDKTWNPTTGCTKVSPGCKHCYALEITKRFPNHFQNGFEFTLHPARLQQPRSWRKPSRIFVNSMSDLFHDQMPLDYLRQIFEVMAACPQHNFQILTKRAERLAEVAHLLPWPEHIWVGVSVETQKYTTRIDALRTVPASVRFLSCEPLLGPLQLDLTGIHWVITGGESGRGCRPIEEDWVRSIRDQCIAADVAFFHKQWGGVRPKSKGRLLDGMEWSQMPRALPVAAD
- a CDS encoding class I SAM-dependent DNA methyltransferase, which gives rise to MDGQAFADKWRHLAPQMSEQAAAQMHWSDLCSVLRRPAPTQGEYASGEYEFERAVRKVGTGTAGRADVFMRDRFIVEYKRAGLNLGPAMQQAFLYARELGNPPLIMASDLLTFRIATNFTGTPPRNIDLTLDDVAVNRRIDDDLTTHEALHALFDDPDRLHPRHVRERVTRSATAQVGAIAQALRHRGAPPRQAAHFVMRLVFAMFAEDVGMLPRGLMERVFKRVQLAPTLSKATFEELFRAMQHGGPFWDLDLRHFNGGLFDDQLALDLTAEEAARLMEASRLDWSNVDPAIFGTLFENSLATEVRAQLGAHFTDVRDIVRITDPVVMVPLRREWAAVKEQAEALAKTKQGKAAALGALQAFHERLGGVRVLDPACGSGNFLVVALGQLLDLEHEVRELARDLGMGEFSLPPRVHPQQMHGLEVEAFAHELASVSTWISYFQWKAAHGGAWEEPILKKLTNIEHRDALLTPEGSKAPWPEAEFIIGNPPFLGGKLLRSNLGDEYVSRLFQAYGGEVARESDLVCYWFERARQAFGGGLTRRVGLVTTNSIRGGANRQVLQRIQDTGALFNAWSDEPWLQQGAAVRVSLVCFDGGEETDRELNGQPVTRINPDLTASTDVTTARPLPENAGVSFMGTTKGGPFDIPGEVARRWLALPNPDGVSNADVVKPWVNGMDLTRRPRDMWAVDFALMPEAQASQYLAPFEYVRERVLPQRRAGRDEPGKLKWWQHLRPRPELRQAFTGLSRYICTPRVAKHRLFVWLPVETVPDSAVIAIARDDDFTFGVLQSRVHEVWSLRQGTALGVGNDPRYTPSTCFETFPFPVPTPEQRAGVEKWAQYAVQMRDHLLAQDARATLTGLYNSVAELRRAPESTHPAMTLLMAHDRLDAAVAAAYGWAWPLTDDEVLARLLALNQERAAAVLT
- a CDS encoding tyrosine-type recombinase/integrase, whose translation is MIDWDDLSKKDRRKLVEKALKKRDVDTLVSLTLHNLMLYGRGGSDTSPHTLRSYRAGVRFYLGYVISRDWDRLLDHDTDLTVGYLRDLRKQGLTPGTVNARRSAVKALYRALRWAGVTTADPIADTPRAQETVERWDKREAYSREDIAALLAVGDPWEQLFILLGAHAGLRMSELVSLTWDRVNLETRVMVVTGKGRKTASIHLSAALHEALSRVPVEERRHHVLPWRNPKSVRLLLRSLCLMAGVTYERRQVHGLRHSCATLLLEDTRDLYVVARHMRHSSTSTTETYAKTSSQRIANALEGWTGGVVERVTN
- a CDS encoding helix-turn-helix domain-containing protein, which translates into the protein MTRAAVNRARVLLALSHERQAITEVAERAGLPWPYVADICKGLMRAGLAYPDHHYRPTISLTTAPHVERAQAEARALLEREGVRT